The Abditibacteriaceae bacterium genome has a segment encoding these proteins:
- a CDS encoding C1 family peptidase: protein KRRRSARLTVAAPIINNNGAKGRARMGALLNSWRPQLPDHRDRVFAPSGAVLRPVVEPLGKARGVRIHDQGMTSSCTGHAGTTAVEISLSLSGDTNQLSRLFPYYRAREMIGEAQFDNGAYCRDIFKSFVKFGCPHESKWRFTTPNITKAPSATSVAEAAKLRDTLFAGVVYESCRSLEQIVGAINDGFAVMFGFAAYESIYGLSKTNAVLPLPGPNDRPLGGHAVVADGYDMAERFLWIENSWGTSWGMGGRFKMPFNWITDQRRLADDFWIIRKP, encoded by the coding sequence AAAACGACGACGCTCCGCAAGGTTGACCGTGGCCGCACCGATCATCAACAACAACGGGGCGAAGGGCCGGGCGCGCATGGGCGCTCTGCTCAATTCTTGGCGTCCGCAGTTGCCCGACCATCGCGACCGGGTGTTCGCGCCTTCCGGGGCGGTTCTGCGGCCCGTGGTCGAGCCGCTTGGCAAGGCGCGCGGCGTCCGCATCCACGATCAGGGGATGACATCAAGCTGTACCGGGCACGCCGGGACGACGGCGGTCGAAATCTCGCTTTCCCTTTCGGGAGACACAAACCAACTCTCGCGACTGTTCCCGTATTACCGGGCGCGGGAAATGATCGGCGAGGCGCAGTTCGACAATGGCGCTTACTGTCGAGACATTTTCAAATCCTTCGTCAAGTTCGGTTGCCCGCATGAATCGAAATGGAGATTCACGACGCCGAACATTACGAAGGCACCGAGCGCGACGAGTGTCGCCGAAGCCGCGAAGCTTCGCGACACGCTGTTCGCTGGCGTCGTCTACGAATCGTGCCGCTCGCTCGAACAGATTGTCGGCGCGATCAACGACGGTTTCGCGGTCATGTTCGGGTTCGCCGCGTATGAGTCGATTTACGGGCTCTCGAAGACGAACGCGGTCTTACCCCTTCCCGGACCGAACGATAGGCCGCTAGGCGGTCATGCCGTCGTCGCTGACGGCTATGACATGGCGGAGCGCTTTCTATGGATCGAGAATTCGTGGGGAACGTCGTGGGGCATGGGTGGCCG